In Oryza brachyantha chromosome 1, ObraRS2, whole genome shotgun sequence, the following are encoded in one genomic region:
- the LOC102710837 gene encoding TPR repeat-containing thioredoxin TTL1-like, whose protein sequence is MSEADRIRLRTAALSLDGGAVRDKPDAKADVFADLGSPVSPLRARASVTTSSSSSSGSAKSPAPSNAGAMGVAGGRSHSGELVAESTPPRLPGHRRCGSGPLIFSGGSSGGSGGGGGDRGSTASSPMTNALPAGNICPSGRVPVAAAAPPPPRSRPDVLGSGTGNYGHGSIMRGGLAPARSSIDSSSFLGHAPRSPATFPAASGSSSGNLQEVTRVANEWYKKGKYAEALRHYDRAVVLCPESAACRGNRASALIGLGRLADALRDCEEAVRLDPANGRAHSRLAGLCLRLGMISKTRRHLMQAGHLHQSDPSEWEKLQQVEAHQGRSIDARKIGDWKSALREADAAIAAGADSSQLLLAIRSEALLRLHKLEEADSTLTSLLKLDSILLSLLAAKLSGMLAESYVCIVRAQVDMALGRFDAAVEAAENARHIDPGNAEIGMILNNVKLVAKARAQGNELYKAAKFSDASIAYSEGLKYEPSNPVLYCNRAACWGKLERWEKAVDDCNEALRIQPNYTKALLRRASSYAKLERWADCVRDYEVLRKELPADTEVAESLFHAQVALKTTRGEDVSNMKFGGEVEMVTSVEQLHAAIGSPGVSVVYFMSAMNQQCTKIAPSVDSLCSEFPSLNFLKVNVDDNPMVAKAENVRIVPTFKIYKDGARVKEMICPSLHVLRYSVRHYAVSSS, encoded by the exons ATGTCGGAGGCCGACCGGATACGGCTCCGCACGGCGGCGCTGTCGCTGGACGGTGGCGCGGTGCGGGACAAGCCGGATGCTAAGGCGGATGTGTTCGCCGATCTTGGCTCGCCGGTGTCCCCGctgcgggcgcgggcgagcgtgacgacgtcgtcgtcgtcgtcgtctggGTCGGCGaagtcgccggcgccgtcgaatGCTGGGGCGATGGGGGTGGCAGGCGGGAGGAGCCACTCCGGCGAGCTGGTGGCGGAGAGCACCCCTCCGCGGCTGCCCGGGCACCGGCGCTGCGGATCTGGGCCTTTGATATTCTCCggtggcagcagcggcgggagcggaggcggcggcggggaccgCGGAAGCACGGCGAGCTCGCCGATGACTAATGCACTCCCCGCCGGTAACATCTGCCCGTCCGGGCGCgtcccggtggcggcggccgcgccgccccctccGCGCTCCCGCCCGGACGTCCTCGGATCCGGCACCGGCAACTACGGCCACGGGAGCATCATGCGCGGCGGCTTGGCCCCCGCGAGGAGCAGCATTGACTCCTCGTCTTTTCTCGGACACGCCCCGAGATCTCCGGCGACTTTTCCGGCGGCGTCGGGTAGCAGCAGCGGGAACCTCCAGGAGGTGACCCGCGTGGCCAACGAGTGGTACAAGAAAGGTAAGTACGCCGAGGCGCTGCGGCACTACGACCGCGCCGTGGTCCTCTGCCCCGAGAGCGCCGCGTGCCGCGGGAACCGCGCCTCCGCGCTCATCGGCCTCGGCCGGCTCGCCGACGCGCTGCGCGACTGCGAGGAGGCCGTCCGCCTCGATCCAGCCAACGGCCGCGCCCACAGCCGCCTCGCCGGGCTCTGCCTCAG GTTGGGGATGATTAGCAAGACGAGGAGGCACTTGATGCAGGCTGGGCATCTTCATCAATCTGATCCTTCAGAGTGGGAGAAGCTGCAGCAGGTGGAGGCACATCAGGGAAGAAGCATAGATGCCAGGAAAATCGGGGATTGGAAGAGTGCATTGAGGGAAGCTGATGCCGCTATCGCTGCTGGAGCTGACTCCTCTCAGCTG CTTCTTGCCATAAGGTCAGAAGCACTTCTCCGGCTCCACAAGTTAGAGGAGGCTGACTCAACTCTTACGAGCTTGCTAAAATTGGACAGTATATTGCTGTCTTTGTTGGCAGCCAAACTATCAGGCATGCTAGCTGAGTCATATGTATGCATTGTCCGAGCCCAAGTTGACATGGCATTGGGCAG GTTTGATGCTGCTGTTGAGGCAGCTGAAAATGCTAGACATATTGATCCTGGAAATGCGGAGATTGGGATGATCCTAAATAATGTCAAGTTAGTTGCTAAGGCTCGAGCCCAAGGAAATGAGCTCTACAAAGCTGCCAAGTTTTCCGATGCATCTATAGCATATAGTGAAGGGCTCAAGTATGAGCCCTCAAATCCAGTGCTCTATTGCAATCGAGCAGCGTGCTGGGGGAAGCTAGAACGGTGGGAAAAAGCTGTTGATGACTGTAACGAAGCATTAAGAATACAGCCTAATTACACAAAGGCGCTTTTAAGACGAGCTTCATCCTATGCCAAG cTCGAGCGTTGGGCCGATTGTGTGCGGGACTATGAGGTGCTTCGGAAAGAGCTTCCTGCTGATACAGAGGTTGCAGAATCACTGTTCCATGCTCAAGTTGCATTGAAGACAACTCGTGGCGAGGATGTGTCAAATATGAAATTTGGAGGAGAGGTTGAGATGGTAACCAGCGTTGAACAACTCCATGCTGCCATAGGGTCACCAG GGGTGTCTGTTGTTTACTTCATGTCAGCTATGAACCAGCAGTGCACAAAAATTGCACCTTCAGTGGACTCCCTTTGCAGCGAATTCCCCTCACTGAATTTTCTAAAG GTAAATGTTGACGATAACCCCATGGTTGCAAAGGCAGAGAACGTGCGGATAGTCCCAACATTCAAGATATACAAAGATGGTGCAAGAGTGAAGGAAATGATCTGCCCAAGCTTGCATGTTCTGCGCTATTCAGTGAGGCACTATGCCGTGTCTAGTTCTTGA
- the LOC102710447 gene encoding zinc finger CCCH domain-containing protein 8 isoform X2, with the protein MSDSLYPYGHGAVGEGAGAAGYSSYEIDLIAARYGGGPLTNPSSAADARPVGARRSTGVRYHQPIMGSHSTVEQIEALYSSNTMVKRPRLESSLPIYPQRPGAKDCAFYMMTRTCKFRDSCKFDHPQWVPEGGIPDWKEAANLEESYPERQGEPDCPFFMKTGKCKFGSKCKFNHPKGRVNALASGKGNEKHPSADSSILPVRPSEPICSFYAKTGTCKFLAKCKFNHPKDIEVPSDHNESENAATVEGEKDIGAVDDSISVKMSTPIAAQEFNSKGLPIRPGEVDCPFYMKMGSCKFGSSCRFNHPDRLVLNFPLGQTIIPTPESILLNPAANFMQSFDFHAARLPVGPGPIAYPQRPGATVCDFYMKTGFCKFSDRCKFHHPIDRSAPDRSVNWEPAEDSLQLTLAGLPRREDAEVCDFYMKTGVCKFGMQCKFDHPPPQEAIAKVSNSGS; encoded by the exons ATGTCGGACAGCTTGTACCCGTACGGCCACGGCGCCGTGGGCGAGggtgcgggcgcggcggggtACTCGTCCTACGAGATCGACCTCATCGCGGCCCgctacggcggcggcccgcTCACCAACCCCTCCTCGGCCGCCGACGCGCGGCCGGTCGGCGCGAGGCGATCCACGGGAG TTCGCTATCATCAGCCAATCATGGGGAGTCATAGTACTGTTGAACAGATTGAGGCTTTATACTCTTCAAATACTATGGTCAAACGCCCTAGGCTTGAAAGCAGCCTTCCTATATATCCACAGCGACCGGGGGCAAAGGACTGTGCCTTCTATATGATGACCCGGACCTGTAAATTCAGAGATTCCTGCAAATTTGACCATCCACAATGGGTTCCAGAGGGTGGGATTCCAGACTGGAAAGAG GCTGCAAACCTTGAAGAATCCTACCCAGAACGACAAGGGGAACCAGATTGTCCA TTTTTTATGAAGACTGGTAAGTGCAAGTTTGGATCTAAATGCAAGTTCAATCATCCGAAGGGAAGGGTTAATGCATTAGCATCTGGAAAAGGCAATGAA AAGCATCCAAGTGCAGATAGTTCTATCTTACCAGTGAGGCCTTCTGAGCCGATTTGTTCG TTCTATGCAAAAACAGGCACATGCAAATTTCTTGCAAAGTGCAAGTTCAATCATCCAAAGGATATTGAAGTACCTTCAGATCACAATGAATCTGAAAATGCAGCAACCGTTGAAGGAGAAAAGGATATTGGTGCTGTAGATGATTCGATTTCAGTGAAGATGTCAACTCCGATTGCCGCACAAGAGTTTAACTCTAAAGGACTGCCTATAAGACCA ggtgaagttgattgtccTTTTTATATGAAGATGGGCAG CTGCAAGTTTGGCTCTTCTTGTCGATTCAACCACCCTGATCGTCTAG TTTTAAATTTTCCACTGGGTCAAACCATTATCCCTACTCCGGAATCCATTCTGCTAAATCCAGCTGCAAACTTCATGCAAAGCTTTGATTTTCATGCAGCACGATTACCA GTTGGACCTGGGCCAATCGCCTATCCCCAGAGGCCTGGAGCAACTGTTTGCGAT TTCTACATGAAGACAGGATTTTGCAAGTTTTCTGACCGATGCAAATTTCACCACCCAATTGATCGTTCTGCCCCTGATCGTTCTGTAAACTGGGAGCCTGCTGAGGACTCTCTGCAGCTTACTCTTGCTGGCCTACCAAGAAGAGAG GATGCCGAGGTATGTGACTTCTACATGAAGACCGGAGTGTGCAAGTTCGGTATGCAGTGCAAGTTCGATCACCCACCCCCCCAGGAGGCTATCGCTAAGGTGTCAAATTCAGGCAGctga
- the LOC102710447 gene encoding zinc finger CCCH domain-containing protein 8 isoform X1, which translates to MSDSLYPYGHGAVGEGAGAAGYSSYEIDLIAARYGGGPLTNPSSAADARPVGARRSTGVRYHQPIMGSHSTVEQIEALYSSNTMVKRPRLESSLPIYPQRPGAKDCAFYMMTRTCKFRDSCKFDHPQWVPEGGIPDWKEQAANLEESYPERQGEPDCPFFMKTGKCKFGSKCKFNHPKGRVNALASGKGNEKHPSADSSILPVRPSEPICSFYAKTGTCKFLAKCKFNHPKDIEVPSDHNESENAATVEGEKDIGAVDDSISVKMSTPIAAQEFNSKGLPIRPGEVDCPFYMKMGSCKFGSSCRFNHPDRLVLNFPLGQTIIPTPESILLNPAANFMQSFDFHAARLPVGPGPIAYPQRPGATVCDFYMKTGFCKFSDRCKFHHPIDRSAPDRSVNWEPAEDSLQLTLAGLPRREDAEVCDFYMKTGVCKFGMQCKFDHPPPQEAIAKVSNSGS; encoded by the exons ATGTCGGACAGCTTGTACCCGTACGGCCACGGCGCCGTGGGCGAGggtgcgggcgcggcggggtACTCGTCCTACGAGATCGACCTCATCGCGGCCCgctacggcggcggcccgcTCACCAACCCCTCCTCGGCCGCCGACGCGCGGCCGGTCGGCGCGAGGCGATCCACGGGAG TTCGCTATCATCAGCCAATCATGGGGAGTCATAGTACTGTTGAACAGATTGAGGCTTTATACTCTTCAAATACTATGGTCAAACGCCCTAGGCTTGAAAGCAGCCTTCCTATATATCCACAGCGACCGGGGGCAAAGGACTGTGCCTTCTATATGATGACCCGGACCTGTAAATTCAGAGATTCCTGCAAATTTGACCATCCACAATGGGTTCCAGAGGGTGGGATTCCAGACTGGAAAGAG CAGGCTGCAAACCTTGAAGAATCCTACCCAGAACGACAAGGGGAACCAGATTGTCCA TTTTTTATGAAGACTGGTAAGTGCAAGTTTGGATCTAAATGCAAGTTCAATCATCCGAAGGGAAGGGTTAATGCATTAGCATCTGGAAAAGGCAATGAA AAGCATCCAAGTGCAGATAGTTCTATCTTACCAGTGAGGCCTTCTGAGCCGATTTGTTCG TTCTATGCAAAAACAGGCACATGCAAATTTCTTGCAAAGTGCAAGTTCAATCATCCAAAGGATATTGAAGTACCTTCAGATCACAATGAATCTGAAAATGCAGCAACCGTTGAAGGAGAAAAGGATATTGGTGCTGTAGATGATTCGATTTCAGTGAAGATGTCAACTCCGATTGCCGCACAAGAGTTTAACTCTAAAGGACTGCCTATAAGACCA ggtgaagttgattgtccTTTTTATATGAAGATGGGCAG CTGCAAGTTTGGCTCTTCTTGTCGATTCAACCACCCTGATCGTCTAG TTTTAAATTTTCCACTGGGTCAAACCATTATCCCTACTCCGGAATCCATTCTGCTAAATCCAGCTGCAAACTTCATGCAAAGCTTTGATTTTCATGCAGCACGATTACCA GTTGGACCTGGGCCAATCGCCTATCCCCAGAGGCCTGGAGCAACTGTTTGCGAT TTCTACATGAAGACAGGATTTTGCAAGTTTTCTGACCGATGCAAATTTCACCACCCAATTGATCGTTCTGCCCCTGATCGTTCTGTAAACTGGGAGCCTGCTGAGGACTCTCTGCAGCTTACTCTTGCTGGCCTACCAAGAAGAGAG GATGCCGAGGTATGTGACTTCTACATGAAGACCGGAGTGTGCAAGTTCGGTATGCAGTGCAAGTTCGATCACCCACCCCCCCAGGAGGCTATCGCTAAGGTGTCAAATTCAGGCAGctga